Proteins from a genomic interval of Pyramidobacter porci:
- a CDS encoding MBL fold metallo-hydrolase, with protein MNERSDFFKVVDFGDGILRLEGSGSVYCYLVEGRQGALLIDTMTGLGNLRAFVKKLTRLPLTVVCTHGHFDHIGGALDFEEVWIPARDAGMIAEQNAVERKFQFESRLCSLRRVPLQFTRDDFTPPHPIKWRPLYDGGRFDLGRRIVTAVDVPGHTRGSMGFLDSKTGVFFSGDAGSRSTFLFLDCSATAAACLSGLLRLKRMRECQISQWYNFHNYTEMPASILDDLIRGCRDALAGNANGPAFRGNDDYRFVYPVDATWKRLDGGFGNLIVSLRRLR; from the coding sequence GTGAACGAACGGAGCGATTTTTTCAAAGTTGTCGACTTCGGCGACGGCATCCTGCGCCTCGAGGGCAGCGGCAGCGTTTATTGTTATCTTGTCGAGGGGCGCCAGGGTGCGTTGCTGATCGACACGATGACCGGCCTCGGCAACCTGCGCGCCTTCGTGAAAAAACTGACCCGCCTGCCTCTCACCGTCGTATGCACGCACGGCCACTTCGACCACATCGGCGGCGCGCTCGACTTCGAAGAAGTCTGGATTCCGGCGCGCGACGCCGGCATGATCGCCGAGCAGAACGCCGTGGAACGCAAATTCCAGTTCGAAAGCCGTCTTTGCTCGCTGCGCAGAGTTCCCCTGCAGTTCACGCGGGACGATTTCACGCCGCCCCATCCCATCAAATGGCGGCCGCTGTACGATGGCGGACGTTTCGATCTTGGCCGCCGCATTGTCACCGCCGTCGACGTCCCCGGGCACACGCGCGGCTCCATGGGCTTTCTCGACTCCAAAACGGGTGTTTTCTTCTCCGGCGACGCGGGCAGCCGCAGCACCTTCCTGTTTCTCGACTGTTCCGCCACGGCAGCGGCCTGCTTGAGCGGGCTGCTGCGTCTCAAACGCATGCGCGAGTGCCAGATCAGCCAATGGTATAACTTTCACAACTACACGGAAATGCCGGCCTCGATCCTCGACGATCTGATCCGGGGCTGTCGGGACGCGCTCGCCGGCAACGCGAACGGCCCCGCCTTTCGCGGCAACGACGACTACCGCTTCGTCTACCCTGTCGATGCCACGTGGAAAAGGCTGGACGGCGGCTTCGGCAACCTGATTGTCTCGCTCCGCCGCCTGCGCTGA
- a CDS encoding NADH-dependent [FeFe] hydrogenase, group A6, producing the protein MVNVVIDGKHIQVQERTTILDAAKAAGIRIPTLCFLAGVNEIGACRVCVVEVEGYERLFTACNNPVEEGMVIRTNSKKAREARRANVRMILSEHDNHCPTCVRSGNCELQRIANELNIHDTPFEKHYVNRRTSPDFPLIRDFSLCIKCMRCVQVCDKIQHANVWDVVNTGAKTTVDVARVYRLEDADCALCGQCITHCPVGALHERDDTQKVLDAIDDPEKIVLVQIAPAIRTAWGEEFGMKPGEATVTRLAAALRLVGFDYVFDTNFSADLTIMEEGSEFVERLKHRDHEKFPMFTSCCPGWIRFVKSHWPQFVGQLSSAKSPQQMFGAVAKSWYAQTLGVDPSRIFSVSIMPCLAKKAECALPGMDGAGAGQDVDVALTTREVSRLIRSLQIQPQDLEDEELDMPLGVGSGAGAIFGATGGVMEAALRSAFFLVTGKNPEPDAFKSVRGMDGWKEATFDIAGTALKVAVVNGLGNADKLLAALDRGDVRYDFVEVMACPGGCVGGGGQPIHDRVEMAPQRAPTLYDIDRGMELRFSHENPSILACYKQFLGAPLSEKAHHLLHTTYHGWKMPGEK; encoded by the coding sequence ATGGTAAATGTCGTCATCGATGGGAAACACATTCAGGTTCAGGAAAGAACGACGATCCTCGACGCCGCCAAGGCCGCGGGGATCAGGATCCCCACGCTCTGCTTCCTCGCCGGCGTCAACGAGATCGGCGCCTGCCGCGTCTGCGTCGTCGAAGTGGAAGGGTACGAGCGGCTCTTCACGGCCTGCAACAATCCCGTTGAAGAGGGCATGGTCATCCGCACCAACAGCAAGAAGGCCCGCGAGGCCCGCCGCGCCAACGTGCGCATGATCCTCTCCGAGCACGACAACCACTGTCCGACGTGCGTGCGCAGCGGCAACTGCGAGCTGCAGCGCATCGCCAACGAGCTCAACATCCACGACACTCCGTTTGAAAAGCATTACGTCAACCGGCGAACCAGTCCCGATTTTCCGCTCATCCGAGACTTTTCGCTCTGCATCAAGTGCATGCGCTGCGTGCAGGTCTGCGACAAGATTCAGCACGCCAACGTCTGGGACGTGGTCAACACCGGGGCCAAAACCACCGTCGACGTGGCCCGCGTCTACCGCCTCGAAGACGCCGACTGTGCTCTGTGCGGCCAGTGCATCACTCACTGCCCCGTGGGCGCGCTGCACGAACGCGACGACACGCAGAAAGTGCTCGACGCCATCGACGATCCCGAAAAGATCGTGCTCGTCCAGATCGCGCCGGCCATCCGCACCGCCTGGGGCGAAGAGTTCGGCATGAAGCCCGGGGAGGCCACCGTCACACGTCTGGCCGCGGCGCTGCGCCTCGTCGGCTTCGACTACGTGTTCGATACCAACTTCTCCGCCGACCTCACGATCATGGAGGAAGGCAGCGAGTTCGTGGAGCGTCTCAAGCACCGCGACCACGAGAAATTCCCGATGTTCACCTCCTGCTGCCCCGGCTGGATTCGCTTCGTCAAGAGCCACTGGCCGCAGTTCGTCGGCCAGCTGTCGTCGGCCAAGTCGCCGCAGCAGATGTTCGGCGCCGTCGCCAAGAGCTGGTACGCGCAGACGCTCGGCGTCGATCCGTCCAGGATCTTTTCCGTCTCCATCATGCCCTGCCTGGCCAAAAAGGCCGAGTGCGCGCTGCCCGGCATGGACGGAGCCGGCGCGGGGCAGGACGTGGACGTTGCTCTGACCACGCGCGAAGTATCGCGTCTGATCCGTTCGCTGCAGATCCAGCCGCAGGACCTCGAAGACGAAGAGCTCGACATGCCGCTCGGCGTCGGCAGCGGCGCGGGCGCGATCTTCGGCGCCACTGGCGGCGTCATGGAAGCGGCGCTGCGCAGCGCGTTCTTCCTCGTCACCGGCAAAAATCCCGAGCCCGACGCCTTCAAGTCGGTGCGCGGCATGGACGGTTGGAAGGAAGCCACGTTCGACATCGCCGGGACCGCGCTCAAAGTGGCCGTCGTCAACGGCCTCGGCAACGCCGACAAGCTGCTGGCCGCGCTCGACCGCGGCGACGTGCGTTACGATTTCGTCGAAGTCATGGCCTGCCCCGGCGGCTGCGTCGGCGGCGGCGGGCAGCCGATCCACGACCGCGTGGAGATGGCGCCTCAACGCGCCCCTACGCTCTACGACATCGACCGCGGCATGGAGCTGCGCTTTTCGCACGAGAACCCGTCCATCCTCGCGTGCTACAAACAGTTCCTCGGCGCGCCGCTGTCGGAAAAAGCGCACCATCTGCTTCACACGACATACCACGGCTGGAAGATGCCCGGCGAAAAGTAG
- a CDS encoding NAD(P)-binding protein, whose product MSRLSIVTKNQAQTTVEGLYKDMERRIQASPPELCPVDLAVSFLHICHSQSCGKCVPCRVGLSRLEELLNSVLDGRADMSTIDTIERTAESVYLTSDCAIGQEAARMVLKGVRGFRDDFVEHIQHGRCMCLQNQPVPCVSLCPAHVDIPGYIALIHAGRYGDAVQLIRKDNPLPAVCGMICEHPCETRCRRTLVDNPINIRGLKRYAVEHEETIPVPKRAPATGKKIAVVGGGPGGLSAAYYLSIMGHDVTVYEQRQQLGGMLRYGIPAYRLPREVLDREIAGLLSAGIHVKTGISVGNDVSVKELYDRYDALYLSIGAHIDKKLGIEGEEAEGVISAVEMLRAIGDGHYPDFTGLDVIVVGGGNVAMDVARSAVRCHAKSVRLVYRRRKEDMTALPEEVEGAIADGVEIVELHAPLRVIRDENNKVVSLCTQPQIIGEFKNGRPAPVDADAPEICFRCDRVLVAIGQGIESRKFEQYGIPVKRGAIESMDTTGIRNADGIFAGGDCVTGPATVIRAIAGGKVAAANIDEYLGFDHVITSGIEVPQVRFDDHTSCGRVNMVERPAAERIRDFDLMELPMSDQEACQESGRCLRCDHFGYGVFKGGRVEKW is encoded by the coding sequence GTGAGCAGACTCAGCATCGTCACAAAAAATCAGGCGCAGACGACCGTCGAAGGCCTGTACAAGGACATGGAGCGCCGCATTCAGGCCAGTCCTCCCGAACTGTGTCCGGTCGATCTGGCCGTTTCGTTCCTGCACATCTGCCACTCGCAGTCGTGCGGCAAGTGCGTGCCCTGCCGCGTCGGCCTCAGCCGTCTGGAAGAACTTCTCAATTCCGTGCTGGACGGCCGCGCCGACATGAGCACCATCGACACCATCGAGCGAACGGCCGAGAGCGTCTACCTCACCTCGGACTGCGCCATCGGGCAGGAAGCCGCCCGCATGGTGCTCAAAGGCGTGCGCGGCTTCCGCGACGACTTTGTCGAACACATTCAGCACGGCCGCTGCATGTGCCTGCAGAACCAGCCCGTGCCCTGCGTCTCGCTGTGCCCGGCGCACGTGGACATTCCCGGCTACATCGCCCTGATCCACGCCGGCCGTTACGGCGACGCCGTGCAGCTGATCCGCAAGGACAATCCGCTGCCCGCCGTGTGCGGCATGATCTGCGAGCATCCGTGCGAGACCCGCTGCCGCCGCACGCTGGTGGACAATCCCATCAACATCCGCGGGCTCAAGCGCTACGCCGTGGAGCACGAGGAGACAATCCCCGTGCCGAAGCGCGCCCCCGCCACGGGCAAAAAAATCGCCGTCGTCGGCGGCGGCCCCGGCGGATTGAGCGCCGCCTATTATCTGTCCATCATGGGGCACGACGTGACCGTTTACGAGCAGCGTCAGCAGCTGGGCGGAATGCTTCGCTACGGCATCCCCGCCTACCGCCTGCCCCGCGAAGTGCTCGACCGCGAGATTGCCGGCCTCCTTTCGGCAGGGATCCACGTCAAAACCGGAATCAGCGTCGGCAACGACGTCTCCGTCAAGGAATTGTACGACCGGTACGACGCGCTGTACCTCTCCATCGGCGCCCACATCGACAAGAAGCTGGGCATCGAAGGCGAAGAGGCCGAGGGCGTCATCTCCGCCGTGGAGATGCTGCGCGCCATCGGCGACGGCCATTATCCCGACTTCACCGGGCTCGACGTGATCGTCGTCGGCGGCGGCAACGTCGCCATGGACGTGGCCCGCTCGGCGGTAAGGTGCCACGCCAAGTCGGTGCGCCTCGTCTACCGCCGCCGCAAAGAGGACATGACCGCCCTGCCCGAGGAGGTGGAAGGCGCCATCGCCGACGGCGTGGAGATCGTCGAGCTGCACGCGCCGCTCCGCGTCATCAGGGACGAAAACAACAAGGTCGTTTCGCTCTGCACGCAGCCGCAGATCATCGGCGAGTTCAAAAACGGCCGGCCGGCGCCGGTCGACGCGGACGCGCCGGAGATCTGCTTCCGCTGCGACCGCGTACTGGTGGCCATCGGCCAGGGCATCGAGTCGCGCAAGTTCGAACAGTACGGCATCCCCGTCAAGCGCGGCGCGATCGAGAGCATGGACACCACCGGCATCAGGAATGCCGACGGCATCTTCGCCGGCGGCGACTGCGTCACCGGCCCCGCCACGGTCATCCGCGCCATCGCCGGCGGCAAGGTCGCGGCGGCCAATATCGACGAGTATCTGGGCTTCGACCACGTGATCACGAGCGGCATCGAAGTGCCGCAGGTGCGCTTCGACGACCACACGTCCTGCGGTCGCGTGAACATGGTGGAACGCCCCGCTGCGGAGCGGATCCGCGATTTCGATCTGATGGAACTGCCGATGAGCGACCAGGAAGCGTGCCAGGAATCCGGACGCTGCCTGCGCTGCGATCACTTCGGCTATGGCGTGTTCAAGGGGGGGCGTGTGGAAAAATGGTAA
- a CDS encoding ABC transporter ATP-binding protein yields MAEAILKVDDVHVFYGSIHAVKGISFEVFQGETVTLIGANGAGKSTTLNAISGLLPRTGGVSFFGRKLAKVPPYKVVELGLAQVPEGRRIFLHMSVQENLEMGAYTRHAAGAQSLAADLETVFALFPRLKERRRQIAGTLSGGEQQMLAMGRALMSRPKLLMLDEPSMGLAPLLVEAIFDIIGNLHANGATILLVEQNARMALSIADRGYVLETGRIVATGTGRELLDSPAIKKAYLGG; encoded by the coding sequence ATGGCCGAAGCGATTCTCAAAGTCGACGACGTCCACGTCTTTTACGGCAGCATCCACGCCGTCAAGGGCATTTCCTTCGAAGTCTTTCAGGGCGAGACCGTCACGCTGATCGGCGCCAACGGCGCCGGCAAGTCCACGACGCTGAACGCCATCTCCGGCCTGCTGCCGCGCACGGGCGGCGTCTCTTTTTTCGGCCGGAAGCTGGCGAAAGTGCCGCCCTACAAAGTGGTTGAACTCGGGCTTGCCCAGGTGCCCGAAGGCCGACGCATCTTTCTGCACATGTCGGTGCAGGAAAATCTGGAAATGGGGGCCTACACGCGCCATGCCGCCGGCGCACAGAGCCTCGCCGCCGATCTGGAAACGGTCTTCGCGCTTTTTCCGCGCCTAAAGGAACGCCGCCGTCAAATCGCCGGCACGCTCTCCGGCGGCGAGCAGCAGATGCTCGCCATGGGACGCGCGCTGATGAGCCGTCCCAAGCTGCTCATGCTGGACGAGCCGTCCATGGGGTTGGCGCCGCTGCTCGTCGAAGCCATTTTCGACATCATCGGCAATCTGCACGCGAACGGCGCCACGATCCTGCTCGTCGAGCAGAACGCGCGCATGGCGCTGTCCATCGCTGACCGCGGCTACGTGCTGGAAACCGGCCGCATCGTCGCCACCGGCACCGGGCGTGAGCTGCTCGACTCCCCCGCCATCAAAAAAGCCTACCTGGGCGGCTGA
- a CDS encoding ABC transporter ATP-binding protein, with protein sequence MATKLVPVPSRALVPERDAGRAPILECVNLGLTIGGLKIVENFNLTIGRTEIAGLIGPNGAGKTTVFNLLTKVYHPTTGTVLLDGQDTAGMTPAQANRLGIARTFQNVRLFKNLSVADNVKAAMTNDIHYGLFGAILRLPRYRRQELAAHHRALKLLSIFDMQGLADVKAGSLPYGAQRRLEIVRALATYPSLLLLDEPAAGMNPSETRELADSIRRVHEMFPIAIMLIEHDMNLVMNLCEGICVLNFGRVIAKGAPADIQSDPAVIEAYLGRQKEG encoded by the coding sequence ATGGCCACTAAGCTCGTTCCCGTCCCTTCGCGCGCGTTGGTTCCCGAGCGCGACGCCGGGCGCGCCCCGATCCTGGAGTGCGTCAACCTTGGGCTGACGATCGGCGGTCTGAAGATCGTCGAGAACTTCAACCTCACCATCGGCCGCACGGAGATCGCCGGGCTGATCGGCCCCAACGGCGCCGGCAAGACGACGGTCTTCAATCTGCTCACCAAGGTCTACCACCCCACCACGGGCACCGTGCTGCTCGACGGCCAGGACACCGCCGGCATGACGCCGGCGCAGGCCAACCGCCTCGGCATCGCCCGCACGTTCCAGAACGTTCGGCTTTTCAAGAACCTCAGCGTCGCCGACAACGTCAAGGCCGCCATGACCAACGACATCCACTACGGCCTGTTCGGCGCCATCCTGCGCCTGCCGCGCTACCGACGCCAGGAACTGGCCGCGCATCATCGCGCCCTGAAACTGTTGTCCATTTTCGACATGCAGGGTCTGGCCGACGTCAAGGCCGGCTCGCTGCCCTACGGCGCGCAGCGCCGCCTCGAGATCGTGCGCGCGCTGGCCACCTATCCATCGCTGCTGCTGCTCGACGAGCCGGCCGCCGGCATGAACCCCTCGGAGACGCGCGAGCTGGCCGACAGCATCCGCCGCGTGCACGAGATGTTCCCGATCGCCATCATGCTCATCGAACACGACATGAATCTGGTCATGAACCTGTGCGAGGGCATCTGCGTGCTCAACTTCGGGCGCGTCATCGCCAAGGGCGCGCCGGCGGACATCCAGAGCGATCCCGCCGTCATCGAGGCCTACCTCGGCCGGCAGAAGGAGGGCTAA
- a CDS encoding branched-chain amino acid ABC transporter permease — protein MKRLINLKRAEARRVYGTYALVTLAYAVLQVMISTRTLSSSMKGMLVPICAYMVMAVALNLVVGVLGELSLGHAGFMSVGAFSGVACAILLQDLVPFVPLRLSVSMAAGAAFAALAGFLIGIPVLRLKGDYLAIVTLAFGEIIKSVLNNFYMGVDRAGLHFSMLADTTGLLPGGRLIVGGPMGIGGIRKIATFGAGFALVMIALVVVYNLINSRLGRAFQAVRDDRIAAESVGIDVARYKMTAFVVSAALAGAAGCLFAMNYSTIVANKFDFNTSILILVFVVLGGQGNMLGSIAAAAALTILPEKLREFRDYRMLIYAVLLIAIMLGSNSASVRNFFARLKRFGRKAKEEMPHGH, from the coding sequence ATGAAGCGGCTGATCAACCTCAAACGGGCGGAAGCGCGCCGCGTTTACGGCACTTACGCTCTCGTGACGCTGGCGTACGCCGTCCTGCAAGTGATGATCTCGACGCGGACGCTCAGTTCGTCCATGAAGGGGATGCTGGTGCCGATCTGCGCCTACATGGTCATGGCCGTGGCGTTGAATCTGGTGGTCGGCGTGCTCGGCGAGCTGTCGCTGGGACACGCCGGTTTTATGTCTGTGGGCGCGTTCTCGGGCGTCGCCTGCGCCATCCTGCTGCAAGATCTCGTGCCTTTCGTGCCGCTGCGCCTGTCCGTTTCCATGGCGGCAGGGGCGGCGTTCGCGGCGCTGGCCGGTTTTTTGATCGGCATTCCCGTGCTGCGGCTCAAGGGCGACTACCTGGCCATCGTCACGCTGGCCTTCGGCGAGATCATCAAAAGCGTGCTGAACAACTTTTACATGGGCGTCGACAGGGCGGGGCTGCACTTCAGCATGCTGGCCGACACAACGGGGCTGCTGCCCGGCGGCCGTCTGATCGTCGGCGGCCCGATGGGCATCGGCGGCATCCGCAAGATCGCCACGTTCGGCGCCGGCTTCGCGCTGGTGATGATCGCGCTGGTCGTCGTCTACAACCTCATCAACAGCCGTCTGGGGCGCGCTTTCCAGGCCGTCCGCGACGACCGTATCGCCGCCGAGAGCGTCGGCATCGACGTCGCCCGCTACAAGATGACCGCCTTCGTCGTTTCCGCGGCGCTGGCAGGCGCGGCCGGCTGCCTGTTCGCCATGAACTACTCCACCATCGTCGCCAACAAGTTCGACTTCAACACTTCGATCCTGATCCTCGTTTTCGTGGTGCTGGGCGGACAGGGCAACATGCTCGGCTCGATCGCCGCCGCCGCGGCGCTGACGATCCTGCCGGAAAAACTGCGCGAGTTCCGCGACTACCGCATGCTGATCTACGCGGTGCTGCTGATCGCCATCATGCTGGGCTCCAACAGCGCCTCCGTGAGGAATTTCTTCGCGCGGCTGAAGCGCTTCGGCAGAAAAGCGAAGGAGGAAATGCCCCATGGCCACTAA
- a CDS encoding branched-chain amino acid ABC transporter permease, with translation MTFLNFFISGISLGSIYAIIALGYTMVYGIAKMLNFAHGDVIMVGAYVCFYAVFRFHLPALAGVALAMGVCTLLGVVVEKLAYKPLRQAPSLAVLITAIGVSYFLQNTALLLWTSNPKVFPSVVGHGAVKLFGGRLSISHVTIVTIASCLVIMTALSWFVGRTRMGKAMRACSEDKGAALLMGINVNAAISLTFAIGSGLAAVAGVLLCSAYPTLMPTTGSLPGIKAFTAAVFGGIGSIPGAFLGGLLLGVIEIFAKAYISTQLSDAVVFAVLIVVLLVKPAGLLGRQAQEKV, from the coding sequence ATGACCTTTTTGAACTTCTTCATCAGCGGCATCAGCCTGGGCAGCATTTACGCGATCATCGCGCTGGGCTACACCATGGTCTACGGCATCGCCAAGATGCTCAACTTCGCCCACGGCGACGTGATCATGGTCGGTGCCTACGTGTGCTTTTACGCCGTGTTCCGTTTCCATCTGCCGGCGCTCGCCGGCGTCGCTTTGGCCATGGGAGTCTGCACGCTGCTGGGCGTCGTCGTGGAAAAGCTGGCCTACAAGCCGCTGCGTCAGGCGCCGTCGCTGGCGGTGCTGATCACGGCCATCGGCGTCAGTTACTTTTTGCAGAACACGGCCCTGCTGCTGTGGACGTCGAATCCCAAGGTATTCCCCTCGGTGGTCGGACACGGCGCGGTCAAGCTGTTCGGCGGCCGGCTTTCCATCTCGCACGTGACGATCGTGACGATCGCTTCCTGCCTCGTCATCATGACGGCGCTGTCGTGGTTCGTCGGCCGCACGCGCATGGGCAAAGCGATGCGCGCCTGCTCGGAGGACAAGGGCGCGGCGCTGCTGATGGGCATCAACGTCAACGCCGCCATTTCCCTGACGTTCGCCATCGGTTCCGGGCTGGCGGCCGTGGCCGGCGTGCTGCTGTGCTCGGCCTATCCGACGCTGATGCCGACGACGGGCTCGCTGCCGGGCATCAAGGCGTTCACGGCTGCGGTGTTCGGCGGCATCGGCTCCATTCCCGGCGCCTTTTTGGGTGGGCTGCTGCTGGGCGTGATCGAGATTTTCGCCAAGGCGTACATTTCCACGCAGCTCTCCGACGCCGTGGTCTTCGCCGTGCTGATCGTAGTGCTGCTGGTCAAGCCAGCGGGACTGCTGGGCCGTCAGGCGCAGGAGAAGGTGTAG
- a CDS encoding ABC transporter substrate-binding protein, producing the protein MKKNVFAFVFAVSMTAGCAFGAGAFKLGGTAPLTGGAAIYGNAAKNGAQIAVDEINAAGGIKFELNYEDDTHDAEKAVNAYNALKDWGMQLSLGSVTSKPCEATAAENFADRIFALTPSASAVAVTAGKDNVFQMCFVDPNQGSASAQYIAGKALAKKVAVIWKNDDVYSKGIHDTFATKAAEAGLEVVSDTTFADGNDTDFSVQLADAKKSGAELVFLPMYYQHASLILAQAAAMNFAPKWFGVDGMDGILTMEGFNKDLAEGVMLLTPFNADSTDERTAAFVAEYRKRFGEVPNQFAADAYDCVYAYKQALENAKAAPDMDAEKLCELMIGQFTTMTFNGLTGGNMTWKPNGEISKDPKAMIIRNGAYVGLD; encoded by the coding sequence ATGAAAAAGAACGTATTCGCATTCGTTTTCGCCGTCTCCATGACGGCCGGCTGCGCCTTCGGCGCCGGGGCCTTCAAGCTGGGCGGCACGGCTCCTCTGACGGGAGGCGCCGCCATTTACGGCAACGCCGCCAAGAACGGCGCGCAGATCGCCGTCGACGAGATCAACGCGGCCGGCGGCATCAAATTCGAGCTGAATTACGAGGACGACACGCACGACGCCGAAAAGGCCGTCAACGCCTACAACGCCCTCAAGGACTGGGGCATGCAGCTCTCGCTCGGATCGGTCACGTCCAAACCCTGCGAGGCGACGGCCGCGGAGAATTTTGCCGACCGTATCTTCGCGCTCACGCCTTCCGCTTCGGCCGTCGCCGTGACCGCCGGCAAGGACAACGTGTTCCAGATGTGCTTCGTCGATCCCAATCAGGGCTCCGCCTCCGCGCAGTACATCGCCGGCAAAGCTTTGGCCAAGAAAGTCGCCGTGATCTGGAAGAACGACGACGTGTACTCCAAGGGCATTCATGACACGTTCGCGACCAAGGCGGCCGAAGCCGGTCTGGAAGTGGTCAGCGACACCACGTTTGCCGACGGCAACGACACCGACTTCTCGGTGCAGCTGGCCGACGCCAAGAAGAGCGGCGCGGAGCTGGTGTTCCTCCCCATGTACTACCAGCACGCCTCGCTGATCCTCGCTCAGGCGGCGGCCATGAACTTCGCGCCCAAGTGGTTCGGCGTGGACGGCATGGACGGCATCCTGACCATGGAAGGTTTCAACAAGGATCTGGCCGAAGGCGTCATGCTTCTGACGCCGTTCAACGCCGACTCCACGGATGAGCGCACGGCCGCTTTCGTGGCCGAGTACCGGAAACGCTTCGGCGAAGTGCCCAATCAGTTTGCCGCCGACGCGTACGACTGCGTTTACGCTTACAAGCAGGCGCTCGAAAACGCCAAGGCCGCGCCCGACATGGATGCCGAGAAGCTCTGCGAACTGATGATCGGGCAGTTCACGACGATGACGTTCAACGGACTGACGGGCGGCAACATGACGTGGAAGCCCAACGGCGAGATCTCCAAGGATCCCAAGGCCATGATCATCAGAAACGGCGCTTACGTCGGGCTCGATTAA
- the nudC gene encoding NAD(+) diphosphatase, with the protein MLDENTAVLFQGDSVLLFQGRLPDAAEAGQLPLSDSGPFGSLGPAGCVWGRVEEGAKLPAGWSAVSRRAFGEQFGREDFQAMSAAWGLADWHRQARYCGCCGAKMEPAPGEQHAMKCPNCGHTLFPVICPAMIVAVERDGKLLLAMNRRNRLNRFSVLAGFLEVGESIEDAVVREVREEVNVEVDRNSIQYLYSQYWPFPRSLMLACRARWKSGELRPDGVEIGEAHWFAPDEIPANIPGSITVAGWLIRDFLARHGGAAERR; encoded by the coding sequence ATGCTTGACGAAAACACGGCCGTACTTTTTCAGGGCGATTCGGTCCTGCTCTTTCAGGGGCGCCTGCCCGACGCCGCCGAGGCGGGGCAATTGCCGTTGAGCGACTCGGGGCCCTTCGGCAGTCTCGGCCCGGCCGGCTGCGTCTGGGGGCGCGTCGAAGAGGGCGCCAAGCTCCCCGCGGGCTGGAGCGCCGTCAGCCGCCGCGCCTTCGGCGAGCAGTTCGGCAGAGAAGATTTTCAGGCCATGAGCGCCGCCTGGGGCTTGGCCGACTGGCATCGTCAAGCCCGCTACTGCGGCTGCTGCGGCGCGAAGATGGAGCCCGCGCCCGGCGAGCAGCACGCCATGAAGTGCCCCAACTGCGGACACACGCTCTTTCCCGTCATCTGCCCGGCCATGATCGTGGCCGTCGAGCGCGACGGCAAGCTGCTGCTGGCCATGAACCGGCGGAACCGACTCAACCGCTTCAGCGTGCTGGCGGGATTCCTCGAAGTCGGCGAGTCGATCGAGGACGCCGTTGTCCGCGAAGTGCGCGAGGAAGTGAACGTCGAAGTGGACCGGAACAGCATTCAGTACCTGTACAGCCAGTACTGGCCGTTTCCCCGCTCGCTGATGCTGGCCTGCCGCGCCCGCTGGAAGAGCGGCGAACTTCGCCCCGACGGCGTGGAGATCGGCGAGGCGCACTGGTTCGCCCCCGACGAGATCCCCGCCAACATTCCCGGCTCGATCACCGTGGCCGGCTGGCTGATCCGCGATTTTCTCGCGCGCCACGGCGGCGCGGCGGAACGCCGCTGA